In Herpetosiphon gulosus, the genomic stretch GCACCGAAGTGTTGGAGCAATTCAGCGCTGGCGTAGCCGAAGAAGAATTGGCTGCTCGGGTCAAGGCAGTAACGAAAAACTACGATGCCTTAGTCAAAAATGAAGTTCGTTCTTCGATTCTTGAGCAAGGGATTCGGGTCGATGGCCGTAAGGTCAACGAAATTCGCCCAATTGCGGTCGATGTTGGGGTCTTGCCGCGCGTTCACGGCTCGGGCTTGTTTACCCGTGGTCAAACCCAAGTGCTCACCGTGGCAACGCTTGGCTCGCCTGGTGACGAACAACGGCTCGACGATTTGGGCATCGAAACCACTCGTCACTACATGCACCACTACAACTTCCCAGCTTTCTCGACTGGCGAAGCGCGGCCTTCACGTGGCCCACGTCGCCGCGATATTGGGCATGGCAAATTGGCTGAACGGGCTTTGGTACCAGTCCTGCCTGAAAAAGATACATTCCCCTACACCATGCGCTTGGTCTCGGAAGTGTTGGCCTCGAATGGTTCATCATCGATGGCCTCGGTTTGTGGTTCATCGCTGGCCTTGATGGATGCTGGTGTGCCAATCAAAGCTCCGGTTGCTGGTGTGGCAATGGGCTTGATCACTGGCAAAGAAGCTGGTCAGTTCAGCGTTTTGACCGACATCCAAGGCTTGGAAGATGCTTTGGGCGATATGGATTTCAAGGTTGCTGGTACGACTGCTGGTATCACCGCGCTGCAAATGGATATCAAAACCACAGGTATCACGTATGAAATTATGCAGCAAGCGTTTGAGCAAGCTCGCCAAGGTCGCGTGTTCATTCTCGATAAGATGAACGAAATTATCAACACTGCGCGTAACGATATTTCACAATTTGCGCCACGAATTATCACCCTGCAAATCGACCCATCGAAGATTGGGGCATTGATTGGGCCTGGTGGTAAGACGATTCGCTCAATTATCGAGCAAACTGGCGCTCAGATTGACGTTGAGGATGATGGCCGCGTATTCGTGACCACGCCCGATGCTGATGGCGCACGTATGGCTCAATCGTTGATCGAAGGCTTGACCCGCGAAGCCAAAGTTGGCGAAATCTTTACTGGTAAAGTTGTGCGGATTATGCCGTATGGCGCGTTCGTCAATGTGTTGCCAGGCAAAGATGGCATGGTTCACGTTTCCGAGCTTGATGAAAAGCGCGTCGAAAACGTCGAAGATGTGGTCAAAATTGGCGATGAACTAACCGTGATGGTGATCGATGTTGAGCCAGGCACTGGTAAATTGAGCCTCTCACGCCGCGCAATTCTGACTGGCGAAACCGCTGAGCAACGCAAGAGCAGTAGTAGCAAAGGCGGCCCTCGCGGTGGCGGTGGTGGCGGCGACCGTGGCCCACGTCCAGGTGGCGATCGTGGCCCACGCCCCGACGGTGATCGCGGCCCACGCCCTGAAGGCGACCGCCCTCGTGAAGGCGGCGACCGTGGCCCACGCCCAGGTAACGGTGGCAGCGACCGCCGTGGTGGTGGCTTCCGCGGCTAATAGATTCTGATCCACGAAGGACACGAAGTTTTTGTAACCACGAAGGACACGAAGCGCACGAATGTTTGGTATATTGGAATCCTGAGGTTTTTAGAACTGACAGCAAACCAATAAATCGAACTTAGTAGAACTTCGTGTCCTTCGCGGTTAAAAACCGATCCCCAACAACCAATCCCCGACCTCACAATTCACAAATGGCGTAAAAAGCGTTCGGGATGATTGAGAAAATCGCGCAACAAGCTGACATGTTCAATCGCGTTATATTCAATTGGTTGCAAACCTGTAGGGCTAATCTGTAATAAGCGGGCTTTGGGGTAGGCCATAATAATTGGCGAGTGGGTCACAATCACAAATTGGCTTTGTTGCTGTTCAACTGCATCACGCATGAGCGCCAACAAACTCAATTGGCGAATTGGTGCTAGCGGAGCTTCAGGTTCGTCGAGCAAATATAAGCCATTGGGCACAAAACGTGATTGAAATAAGCGTAAAAAACTCTCGCCATGCGAGGCATGATCGAGCCCATCACCATAACGCTGGCGCAACTCGCCGAGTGTGCGCGAATGGGTTTGACGAGCTTGGGCACGCGCCAAGGGCGAAAGCGTGGTGTCAGCCTCGATCTCGCGTAAGCCAGCTTCAGCTTCAAGCCGCAATTGATTTACCCGCTGAGCATAGCCGAAAAAATCTTCAGCCCGCAAGAAAAAGCCGCGTCCAGTGCGTTTATGCCAACTGAGTTTGAGATATTTAGCCAAACGGTGGGCCGACGTTAGGCTTTGATCACGCTCTAAATCGTAGGTTCCGACGGCGATCGAGCGAGTGGCAACCGCCAAACCTTCTAGAAAAGTTGATTTGCCCGAGCCATTGTCGCCCACAATAATCGTCACAGGCGCATCAAAATCGAGGGTTTGACCAATCAAGGCTTGGATGGCCGGCACATTTAGGGGAAATTGCTCAGCATCGTGGGCATCGGGTGGTTTAATTTTCAAACTAGCGAGTAGCATGGCTCAATCTCGTAGCTCAGTGATTGTGGCTTGAAGCTGGCCTTGGTGCAATTGAATATTAATTGGATCGCCAACTGCTACGTGGCTGGTGTTAGTGAGGGTACGATCATTATGCAATACAACTGCATAGCCTCGCGCTAATGTTCGTTCGGGATTGAGTGCCACCAAACTGCGCTCGGCAACTTGAACTTTTAAGCGAGCCATTTCGAGCATGCGCTGGATCGCTCGCTGCAACTGTTGTTGTTGGGCGGTAACCTGCTCACGCGCTTGATGCAGCCGCATTTGAGGGTTGTGCCGTAAAAGCTGTTGTTGCTGTTGGCCTAATTCGCTGCGCAGCAATTGCAAACGCCCTTGAAACAAGCCATGCAACAGCCCAACGTGGCTGATCAATTCATCACGCAACGTTGCCAAATCGGGAGTGACCAATTCGGCGGCAGCTGAAGGCGTTGGCGCACGCAAATCGGCAACAAAATCAACAATTGTTGTATCGGTTTCGTGGCCAACTCCGGTGACGACTGGTACTGGCGAGGCAAAAATCGCCCGCGCTACAATCTCTTCGTTAAATGCCCAAAGATCTTCAATCGAGCCACCACCACGGGCCACGATAATCACATCTGGCTCAAAATCGAATAGCTCATACAAGGCCTCAACAATCGAAGGCGCGGCATCTTCGCCCTGCACAAGAGCAGGAGCGACA encodes the following:
- the pnp gene encoding polyribonucleotide nucleotidyltransferase, giving the protein MSEQQVHSVTVELAGRPLTIEAGRVAQLANGAVLVRYGDTVLLAAVTASTEPRDGIDFFPLTVDYEEKMYAAGKIPGSFFKREGRPTETAILTSRLTDRPLRPLFPKGYYNDVQVSITTLSTDQVNDPGPLAIIGASAALVISDIPFAAPVGAVQMGHIDGVFAINPVMGLMENSRLDLVVAGTSEAVMMVEASAYELTEAEMLEAVKRGHEAMQAVIQAQLELAEKCGKPKKEFVAPVVDTSLQDEIKAWMGNRFLQALNNSDKAAREAATDSLRTEVLEQFSAGVAEEELAARVKAVTKNYDALVKNEVRSSILEQGIRVDGRKVNEIRPIAVDVGVLPRVHGSGLFTRGQTQVLTVATLGSPGDEQRLDDLGIETTRHYMHHYNFPAFSTGEARPSRGPRRRDIGHGKLAERALVPVLPEKDTFPYTMRLVSEVLASNGSSSMASVCGSSLALMDAGVPIKAPVAGVAMGLITGKEAGQFSVLTDIQGLEDALGDMDFKVAGTTAGITALQMDIKTTGITYEIMQQAFEQARQGRVFILDKMNEIINTARNDISQFAPRIITLQIDPSKIGALIGPGGKTIRSIIEQTGAQIDVEDDGRVFVTTPDADGARMAQSLIEGLTREAKVGEIFTGKVVRIMPYGAFVNVLPGKDGMVHVSELDEKRVENVEDVVKIGDELTVMVIDVEPGTGKLSLSRRAILTGETAEQRKSSSSKGGPRGGGGGGDRGPRPGGDRGPRPDGDRGPRPEGDRPREGGDRGPRPGNGGSDRRGGGFRG
- the xseA gene encoding exodeoxyribonuclease VII large subunit encodes the protein MEQLSVSELCGYINAVLTSDPVVSDIWVYGEVSNCKRHSSGHWYLTLKEADARIDAVIWRSTALRLSYLPQDGMAILGHGKVELYNGRLQLYIDFITPAGEGLLQAQYERLKAQLEAEGLTERKRPLPLFPQRIGIVTSPTGAALQDMLNVLRRRFPLAEVIVAPALVQGEDAAPSIVEALYELFDFEPDVIIVARGGGSIEDLWAFNEEIVARAIFASPVPVVTGVGHETDTTIVDFVADLRAPTPSAAAELVTPDLATLRDELISHVGLLHGLFQGRLQLLRSELGQQQQQLLRHNPQMRLHQAREQVTAQQQQLQRAIQRMLEMARLKVQVAERSLVALNPERTLARGYAVVLHNDRTLTNTSHVAVGDPINIQLHQGQLQATITELRD
- a CDS encoding AAA family ATPase — its product is MLLASLKIKPPDAHDAEQFPLNVPAIQALIGQTLDFDAPVTIIVGDNGSGKSTFLEGLAVATRSIAVGTYDLERDQSLTSAHRLAKYLKLSWHKRTGRGFFLRAEDFFGYAQRVNQLRLEAEAGLREIEADTTLSPLARAQARQTHSRTLGELRQRYGDGLDHASHGESFLRLFQSRFVPNGLYLLDEPEAPLAPIRQLSLLALMRDAVEQQQSQFVIVTHSPIIMAYPKARLLQISPTGLQPIEYNAIEHVSLLRDFLNHPERFLRHL